One genomic window of Corallococcus caeni includes the following:
- a CDS encoding prolyl oligopeptidase family serine peptidase has protein sequence MKSRIAVTTAALLLPLVAGAAGKAPAKPAAAEKRPVETTYHGTTVADPYQWMESATDPKVQQWTDSQNTYTRAYLDKLPGREPLRQRITEILSWKSPGYGGLDEQGGTLLALKYQPPKQQPTLIVVGSLDDTSKERVLVDPTVVDTSGKTTIDWFQLSHDGKKVAVSMSKAGTESGDVSVWDVASSKAMPNELVPRVNSGTAGGSLAWNAQGTGFFYTRHPRGEERPPEDRNVYQQVYFHALGTPTEKDTYALGKDFPRIAMTELESSDDGQYTFARVANGDGGEYDLFLHGPKGTWTQVAKYADKVVSARFGSDGAAYLISRKDAPKGKVLRLPLATPTLDKAAVIVPEGEATVQAVVPTKSRLYLLEQLGGPSQLRMVDLTGKAQGLVPTLPVSSVGGLVRQGADDLLVVNGSFTQPAAWFRYSAADNKLTKTALARTAPVDMSDVEVVRTEATSKDGTKVPLTILKKKGTKLNGNNPTLLTGYGGFNVSINPGYSPLTGMWLEQGGVFAVANLRGGSEFGEEWHKGGSLTKKQNVFDDFYACAKLLVDQKYTQPKKLAIQGGSNGGLLMGAALTQHPEQYGAVVARVGIYDMLRTELTPNGQFNVTEYGSVKDPEQFKALYSYSPVHQVKDGTKYPSVLFTSGANDPRVDPYHSRKMVARMQSATASPKPILLRANAETGHGMGTPLSARIEEEVDVYSFVFNELGMTYKPNATKKVSAPAPQ, from the coding sequence ATGAAGTCCAGAATCGCAGTGACGACCGCGGCGCTGCTGTTGCCGCTGGTGGCGGGGGCCGCCGGCAAGGCGCCCGCGAAGCCGGCCGCCGCGGAGAAGCGGCCCGTGGAGACGACCTACCACGGCACCACCGTGGCGGATCCGTACCAGTGGATGGAGTCCGCCACCGACCCCAAGGTCCAGCAGTGGACCGACTCGCAGAACACGTACACGCGCGCGTACCTGGACAAGCTCCCGGGCCGCGAGCCGCTGCGCCAGCGCATCACGGAGATCCTCTCCTGGAAGTCGCCCGGCTACGGCGGCCTGGACGAACAGGGCGGCACGCTGCTGGCGCTGAAGTACCAGCCGCCCAAGCAGCAGCCCACGCTCATCGTGGTGGGCTCGCTGGACGACACGTCGAAGGAGCGCGTGCTGGTGGACCCCACGGTCGTGGACACCTCCGGCAAGACGACCATCGACTGGTTCCAGCTGTCGCACGACGGCAAGAAGGTCGCCGTCTCCATGTCCAAGGCGGGCACGGAGAGCGGTGACGTGTCCGTGTGGGACGTGGCCTCCTCGAAGGCGATGCCCAACGAGCTGGTGCCGCGCGTCAACAGCGGAACGGCGGGCGGCAGCCTCGCGTGGAACGCGCAGGGCACGGGCTTCTTCTACACGCGCCATCCGCGGGGCGAGGAGCGCCCGCCCGAGGACCGCAACGTCTACCAGCAGGTGTACTTCCACGCGCTGGGCACACCCACGGAGAAGGACACGTACGCGCTGGGCAAGGACTTCCCGCGCATCGCGATGACGGAGCTGGAGTCCAGCGACGACGGCCAGTACACCTTCGCGCGCGTGGCCAACGGCGACGGCGGCGAGTACGACCTGTTCCTGCACGGTCCCAAGGGCACCTGGACGCAGGTGGCGAAGTACGCGGACAAGGTGGTGTCCGCGCGCTTTGGCAGCGACGGCGCGGCGTACCTGATCAGCCGCAAGGATGCGCCGAAGGGCAAGGTGCTGCGGCTGCCCCTGGCCACGCCCACGCTGGACAAGGCCGCCGTCATCGTGCCGGAGGGCGAGGCGACGGTGCAGGCCGTGGTGCCGACGAAGAGCCGGCTGTACCTGCTGGAGCAGCTGGGCGGTCCGTCGCAGCTGCGCATGGTGGACCTGACGGGCAAGGCGCAGGGGCTGGTGCCCACGCTGCCGGTGTCGTCGGTGGGAGGCCTGGTCCGCCAGGGCGCGGACGACCTGCTCGTCGTCAACGGCAGCTTCACCCAGCCGGCCGCGTGGTTCCGCTACTCGGCGGCGGACAACAAGCTCACGAAGACGGCGCTGGCGCGCACGGCGCCCGTCGACATGAGCGACGTGGAGGTGGTGCGCACGGAGGCCACGTCCAAGGACGGCACCAAGGTGCCGCTCACCATCCTGAAGAAGAAGGGCACGAAGCTGAACGGGAACAACCCCACGCTGCTCACCGGCTACGGCGGCTTCAACGTCTCCATCAACCCGGGCTACAGCCCGCTGACGGGCATGTGGCTGGAGCAGGGCGGCGTGTTCGCGGTGGCGAACCTGCGCGGCGGCTCGGAGTTCGGCGAGGAGTGGCACAAGGGCGGCTCGCTCACGAAGAAGCAGAACGTGTTCGACGACTTCTACGCGTGCGCGAAGCTGCTGGTGGACCAGAAGTACACGCAGCCGAAGAAGCTGGCCATCCAGGGCGGCAGCAACGGCGGCCTGCTGATGGGCGCGGCCCTGACGCAGCACCCGGAGCAGTACGGCGCGGTGGTGGCGCGCGTGGGCATCTACGACATGCTGCGCACGGAGCTGACGCCCAACGGCCAGTTCAACGTGACGGAGTACGGCTCGGTGAAGGACCCGGAGCAGTTCAAGGCGCTGTACAGCTATTCGCCGGTGCACCAGGTGAAGGACGGGACGAAGTACCCGTCGGTGCTCTTCACGTCCGGGGCCAATGACCCGCGCGTGGATCCGTACCACTCGCGCAAGATGGTGGCCCGGATGCAGTCCGCGACGGCGTCCCCCAAGCCCATCCTGCTGCGCGCCAACGCGGAGACGGGCCACGGCATGGGCACGCCGCTGTCCGCGCGCATCGAGGAGGAGGTGGACGTCTACTCCTTCGTCTTCAACGAGCTGGGCATGACGTACAAGCCCAACGCGACGAAGAAGGTCTCCGCGCCCGCGCCGCAGTAG
- the dacB gene encoding D-alanyl-D-alanine carboxypeptidase/D-alanyl-D-alanine endopeptidase, whose amino-acid sequence MRRALFPASVALFLSACTHAPATPDGAPRNTLPGVTNALLETLEADGAITGAYVVDARTGAPLFTHRENVRLLPASTMKVVSTSAVLSALGADFRFVTPVSLEGSQTGGLFLGDVVAQASGDPSLGSWRFPETALACDRIAEAFQARGIHQWRGNVRIAGTDGVDGGLGPGWAWDDAAYAYSAAPTPFVFRENVVDLALARAPGATCADAPSIQWTPTFATLSAVVNVDVNAERANLACVRGGGGVRCTWRSPSGGPCPQAAAVKLSVDAPEALFAACVDDALARHGVTRLPMSLEAPTPPMPPVPVPLVELISPPLSELVRATNKESLNLYAERLGMRFARERTGNEGYAALRTALVAELTRRGVPSKDLRPVDGSGLSRYNLATPRGMARVLLTSLQEPYGAALVDSLPVLGVDGTLAGRKTTQSTAGRIRAKTGTLTGQKCFVGVAERPNDPEHPRVVFALMLGNMDEGTKPNANETFDTFSTALVELPLR is encoded by the coding sequence ATGCGCCGCGCCCTCTTCCCCGCCAGCGTTGCCCTCTTCCTGTCCGCCTGTACCCACGCGCCCGCCACTCCGGACGGCGCCCCGCGGAACACCCTGCCCGGGGTGACGAACGCCCTGCTGGAGACCCTGGAGGCGGACGGCGCCATCACGGGCGCCTATGTGGTGGACGCTCGCACCGGGGCGCCCCTCTTCACGCACCGGGAGAACGTGCGGCTGTTGCCCGCGTCCACGATGAAGGTGGTGTCCACCTCCGCCGTGCTGTCCGCGCTGGGGGCGGACTTCCGCTTCGTGACGCCGGTGTCCCTGGAGGGCTCGCAGACGGGAGGCCTGTTCCTGGGCGACGTGGTGGCGCAGGCGTCCGGGGACCCGTCGCTGGGCTCGTGGCGCTTCCCGGAGACGGCGCTCGCGTGTGACCGCATCGCGGAGGCCTTCCAGGCGCGCGGCATCCACCAGTGGCGCGGCAACGTGCGCATCGCCGGCACGGACGGCGTGGATGGCGGCCTGGGCCCCGGCTGGGCCTGGGACGACGCGGCGTATGCCTACAGCGCGGCACCCACGCCCTTCGTCTTCCGCGAGAACGTGGTGGACCTGGCGCTCGCCCGCGCCCCCGGCGCCACCTGCGCGGATGCGCCCTCCATCCAGTGGACCCCCACCTTCGCCACGCTGTCCGCGGTGGTGAACGTGGACGTCAACGCGGAGCGCGCGAACCTGGCCTGCGTGCGCGGGGGCGGTGGAGTGCGGTGCACGTGGCGCTCGCCTTCAGGGGGGCCGTGTCCTCAGGCCGCCGCGGTGAAGCTGTCCGTGGACGCGCCGGAGGCCCTCTTCGCCGCGTGCGTGGACGACGCGCTGGCCCGCCACGGCGTGACGCGGCTGCCCATGTCGCTGGAGGCCCCCACCCCGCCCATGCCGCCGGTGCCGGTGCCGCTGGTGGAGTTGATCAGCCCGCCCCTGTCGGAGCTGGTGCGCGCGACGAACAAGGAGAGCCTCAACCTGTACGCGGAGCGGCTGGGCATGCGCTTCGCGCGCGAGCGCACCGGCAACGAAGGCTACGCCGCGCTGCGCACCGCCCTGGTCGCGGAGCTGACGCGCCGGGGCGTCCCGTCCAAGGACCTGCGCCCGGTGGATGGCAGCGGCCTGTCCCGCTACAACCTGGCCACGCCCCGGGGCATGGCGCGGGTGCTGCTCACCAGCCTGCAGGAGCCCTACGGCGCCGCGCTGGTGGACAGCCTGCCGGTGCTGGGCGTGGACGGGACGCTGGCGGGCCGCAAGACGACGCAGTCCACCGCGGGCCGCATCCGCGCGAAGACGGGCACGCTCACGGGCCAGAAGTGCTTCGTGGGCGTGGCGGAGCGCCCCAACGACCCGGAGCACCCGCGCGTCGTCTTCGCGCTGATGCTCGGCAACATGGACGAGGGCACGAAGCCCAACGCCAACGAGACCTTCGACACCTTCTCCACCGCCCTGGTGGAGCTGCCCCTGCGATGA
- the rdgC gene encoding recombination-associated protein RdgC: MPVLRGAVTFSRFRTEPAKDAPSDVKRWLTKGLKSHAFEPIDRRSEEERAAGFVELENPESSEFATGNLFYGEYALFGFRIDTLKVPASMMKSELDKWSAAFARENGRPPARAEKNKQRAELKQLLRQRAVPRTSVLDVTWNLKTQTVQVWAASRKTVDEICVALEGALAVKVIGITPASMAQRAGIDEKALGPTAELIGMDLPATASVEDTHGEA, translated from the coding sequence ATGCCTGTCCTACGTGGTGCCGTGACCTTTTCGCGCTTCCGGACCGAGCCGGCCAAGGATGCGCCGTCCGACGTCAAGCGCTGGCTGACCAAGGGACTCAAGTCCCATGCGTTCGAGCCCATCGACCGCCGCTCCGAGGAGGAGCGCGCCGCCGGTTTCGTGGAGCTGGAGAACCCGGAGTCCTCCGAGTTCGCCACCGGAAACCTCTTCTATGGCGAGTACGCCCTGTTCGGCTTCCGCATCGACACGCTGAAGGTGCCCGCGTCGATGATGAAGTCGGAGCTGGACAAGTGGTCTGCCGCCTTCGCCAGGGAGAACGGCCGCCCGCCCGCGCGCGCGGAGAAGAACAAGCAGCGCGCGGAGCTCAAGCAGCTCCTGCGTCAGCGCGCGGTGCCGCGCACCAGCGTGCTGGACGTGACGTGGAACCTGAAGACGCAGACGGTGCAGGTCTGGGCCGCGTCGCGCAAGACGGTGGATGAGATCTGCGTGGCGCTGGAAGGCGCCCTGGCGGTGAAGGTGATTGGCATCACGCCCGCGTCCATGGCGCAGCGCGCGGGCATCGACGAGAAGGCCCTGGGCCCCACGGCGGAGCTCATTGGAATGGACCTGCCGGCGACGGCTTCGGTGGAGGACACCCATGGCGAGGCGTGA
- a CDS encoding LysM peptidoglycan-binding domain-containing protein: MSVSNIRVRSGDTLSEIAKRYNTSVSDLAKANNIKDPNKILAGQTLKVQQDGFEAKGTKPGTSTKTSGDSFTQSTRGTQKTTPSTEGGTTTTAGGELGSLSRKYEARGPGTVSTGKGDKGGVSYGSYQFASANGSAQSFVNSLKKSNPDYYQALSGSKPGSAEFSAKWKQLAAKDPKGFDKAQHDYIKATHYDPGAANIKKATGIDLDKRSAALRDVAWSTSVQHGPGAADDIFKKALAGRDPAKVSDEQLIKDIYAERGRTNASGTLVHFSGNSKDVQQGVANRFKSEVKDALAMLKKEQSGATTKPANTNTGVVPPSVNNDSKPGRTNGANTSKPTTEADRTDTQQVAPSKSGPAVHVKVPYYSQFEGGHGYTPSDTACFKAAVAMAGAKGANVLGPDRRIQVGKSENGVGALNVDSKKAAEGRKYIDQQLNAGKPVVVGVSHKDSNYNVDGLTDHFVTITGRGVDEKGRTYYTFHDPGTTNASKGKDTNPNNRFYVDDKTGNMYRPGKAANGYVTDRHYDVAMVRING, translated from the coding sequence ATGTCCGTCTCCAACATCCGCGTCCGTTCTGGCGACACGCTTTCGGAGATCGCGAAGCGCTACAACACGTCCGTCTCCGACCTGGCCAAGGCGAACAACATCAAGGATCCGAACAAGATCCTGGCGGGCCAGACGCTGAAGGTGCAGCAGGACGGCTTCGAGGCGAAGGGCACGAAGCCGGGCACGAGCACCAAGACGTCGGGCGACAGCTTCACGCAGTCCACCCGCGGCACGCAGAAGACGACGCCCTCCACCGAGGGTGGCACCACCACCACGGCGGGCGGAGAGCTGGGCTCGCTGAGCCGCAAGTACGAGGCGCGCGGCCCCGGCACCGTGTCCACGGGCAAGGGTGACAAGGGCGGCGTGTCCTACGGCTCCTACCAGTTCGCGTCCGCGAACGGCTCCGCGCAGTCGTTCGTCAACTCGCTGAAGAAGTCGAACCCGGACTACTACCAGGCGCTGTCGGGCAGCAAGCCGGGCTCCGCGGAGTTCTCCGCCAAGTGGAAGCAGCTGGCGGCGAAGGACCCGAAGGGCTTCGACAAGGCGCAGCACGACTACATCAAGGCCACGCACTACGACCCGGGCGCCGCCAACATCAAGAAGGCGACGGGCATCGACCTGGACAAGCGCTCCGCGGCGCTGCGTGACGTGGCCTGGTCCACCTCCGTGCAGCACGGCCCGGGCGCGGCGGACGACATCTTCAAGAAGGCGCTGGCCGGCCGCGACCCCGCGAAGGTGAGCGACGAGCAGCTCATCAAGGACATCTACGCCGAGCGCGGCCGCACGAACGCCAGCGGCACCCTGGTGCACTTCTCCGGCAACTCCAAGGACGTGCAGCAGGGCGTGGCCAACCGCTTCAAGTCGGAGGTGAAGGACGCGCTCGCCATGCTCAAGAAGGAGCAGTCGGGCGCTACGACGAAGCCGGCCAACACCAACACGGGCGTGGTTCCCCCGTCCGTGAACAACGACTCGAAGCCGGGCCGCACGAACGGCGCGAACACCTCCAAGCCCACCACGGAGGCGGACCGCACGGACACGCAGCAGGTGGCCCCGTCCAAGTCGGGCCCGGCGGTGCACGTGAAGGTGCCGTACTACAGCCAGTTCGAGGGCGGCCACGGCTACACCCCCAGCGACACGGCGTGCTTCAAGGCCGCGGTGGCGATGGCGGGCGCGAAGGGCGCGAACGTGCTGGGCCCCGACCGCCGCATCCAGGTGGGCAAGAGCGAGAACGGCGTCGGCGCGCTCAACGTGGACTCGAAGAAGGCCGCCGAGGGCCGCAAGTACATCGACCAGCAGCTGAACGCCGGCAAGCCGGTGGTCGTGGGCGTGAGCCACAAGGACTCGAACTACAACGTGGACGGCCTCACGGACCACTTCGTGACCATCACGGGCCGTGGCGTCGACGAGAAGGGCCGCACCTACTACACGTTCCACGACCCGGGCACGACCAACGCCAGCAAGGGCAAGGACACGAACCCGAACAATCGCTTCTACGTGGATGACAAGACCGGGAACATGTACCGCCCCGGCAAGGCCGCGAACGGCTACGTGACGGACCGCCACTACGACGTCGCGATGGTGCGCATCAACGGGTAG
- a CDS encoding aromatic amino acid hydroxylase produces MTPTERTIARLPAHLRRYVVSQDYAAYTPRDQAVWRHILGQLREHLSDKAHPVYLEGLEATGIGAEAIPSLDEMNEKLSKLGWSCVAVRGFIPPAVFTELQALGVLAIAADIRTHEHIQYTPAPDIVHESAGHAPIIANARYAQYLKAVGLVGFKAIASVEDQAVFEAIRNLSVVKEDPTATEEEISHAQARLEAANASHRYISESTRASRLYWWTAEYGLIGDLKHPRIYGAGLLSSIGEAKHCLTSAVHKLPLGVACADTDYDITRMQPQLFVARDFEHLFEVLAEFEATLAWKRGGDLGLNEALRARTVNHLVLADGREVTGKVVELLPAPKDVAPGLSTALARLEGPILTSKNGHALDKPFTGAALVAFGQGTLPERGSFRLELDSGLVLEGFAVGGGEVIALSGKLADRELTLPSMARLYLTERLPSVAGGPADPGTWDKWFGELDAFTAGDGEAQARERKAQALHPSLAALYTEVRRIRETGQLAPERLEQIARASTDFPTDWLLRAEVAELRGEVPPRRETAHA; encoded by the coding sequence ATGACCCCCACGGAACGGACCATTGCCCGCCTTCCCGCGCACCTGCGCCGCTACGTGGTGTCGCAGGACTACGCGGCGTACACGCCTCGTGACCAGGCGGTGTGGCGGCACATCCTGGGGCAGCTGCGGGAGCATCTGAGCGACAAGGCGCACCCCGTCTACCTGGAGGGCCTGGAGGCCACGGGCATTGGCGCGGAGGCCATCCCCAGCCTGGACGAGATGAACGAGAAGCTGTCCAAGCTGGGCTGGTCCTGCGTGGCGGTGCGCGGCTTCATCCCGCCGGCCGTCTTCACGGAGCTGCAGGCGCTGGGCGTGCTGGCCATCGCGGCGGACATCCGCACGCACGAGCACATCCAGTACACGCCCGCGCCGGACATCGTGCATGAGAGCGCGGGGCACGCGCCCATCATCGCGAACGCGCGCTACGCGCAGTACCTCAAGGCCGTTGGGCTGGTGGGGTTCAAGGCCATCGCCAGCGTGGAGGACCAGGCCGTCTTCGAGGCCATCCGCAACCTCTCCGTGGTGAAGGAGGACCCCACCGCCACCGAGGAGGAGATTTCCCACGCCCAGGCCCGCCTGGAGGCCGCCAACGCCAGCCACCGCTACATCAGCGAGAGCACCCGCGCGAGCCGCCTGTACTGGTGGACGGCGGAGTACGGGCTGATTGGCGACCTGAAGCACCCGCGCATCTACGGCGCGGGCCTGCTGTCCAGCATCGGCGAGGCGAAGCACTGCCTGACGTCCGCGGTGCACAAGCTGCCGCTGGGCGTGGCGTGCGCGGACACGGACTACGACATCACCCGCATGCAGCCGCAGCTCTTCGTGGCGCGCGACTTCGAGCACCTCTTCGAAGTCCTGGCCGAGTTCGAGGCCACGCTCGCGTGGAAGCGCGGCGGGGACCTGGGCCTCAACGAGGCGCTGCGCGCCCGCACGGTCAACCACCTGGTGCTCGCGGACGGCCGGGAGGTGACGGGCAAGGTGGTGGAGCTGCTGCCGGCCCCGAAGGACGTGGCCCCGGGCCTGTCCACCGCGCTGGCCCGGCTGGAGGGCCCCATCCTCACGTCGAAGAACGGGCACGCCCTGGACAAGCCGTTCACCGGCGCGGCGCTGGTCGCATTTGGCCAGGGCACCCTGCCGGAGCGCGGGAGCTTTAGACTCGAGCTCGACAGCGGGCTGGTGCTGGAGGGCTTCGCGGTGGGCGGCGGCGAGGTGATTGCTCTGAGCGGAAAGCTGGCGGACCGCGAGCTGACGCTGCCGTCCATGGCGCGCCTGTACCTGACGGAGCGGCTGCCGTCCGTGGCGGGGGGGCCCGCCGACCCGGGCACGTGGGACAAGTGGTTCGGGGAGCTGGACGCCTTCACCGCGGGCGACGGCGAGGCCCAGGCGCGCGAGCGCAAGGCGCAGGCCCTGCACCCGTCGCTGGCCGCCCTCTACACGGAGGTGCGCCGCATCCGGGAGACGGGACAGCTGGCCCCGGAGCGGCTGGAGCAGATCGCCCGCGCGTCCACGGACTTCCCCACCGACTGGCTCCTGCGCGCGGAGGTGGCGGAGCTGCGCGGCGAGGTGCCCCCTCGGCGCGAGACGGCGCACGCGTAG
- a CDS encoding LysR family transcriptional regulator: MPPRKLQRHLVWLESFTAAVEAGSIDAAAEHLGVARSVVSEHIRALEEVLADGAALLERGPGRRLQLSARGERLYAGTQTPLHQLDVKRLMDLARVEPTLRLGLNPTLSMSLLGGIAQDAAATDLKLVVGFGGSHELMRQVQTRQQDLVLDFTPLPPHEGVDTESLLRMSFVVIAGPDSALAKAHPSRRSLDVKDLQGQRFVDWLRDDPYGGANSARFAAHGVSVTEVGRVESFLHLYELLRAYKACTIAPDVRPTQPFPPDLHVWPLREQEPQVVEVVALWPSGGLSPGGQSILDGLRRRLNKRR; encoded by the coding sequence ATGCCCCCGCGCAAGCTCCAGCGACACCTGGTCTGGCTCGAGTCCTTCACCGCCGCGGTGGAGGCCGGCAGCATCGACGCCGCCGCGGAGCACCTGGGCGTCGCGCGCTCCGTCGTGAGCGAGCACATCCGCGCCCTGGAGGAGGTGCTCGCGGACGGCGCCGCCCTGCTGGAGCGGGGGCCAGGCCGGCGCCTGCAACTGTCCGCGCGCGGAGAGCGCCTCTACGCGGGCACCCAGACGCCGCTGCACCAGCTGGACGTGAAGCGGTTGATGGACCTGGCCCGCGTGGAGCCCACCCTGCGCCTGGGCCTCAACCCCACCCTCTCCATGTCCCTGCTGGGCGGCATCGCGCAGGACGCCGCCGCCACCGACCTCAAGCTGGTGGTGGGCTTCGGCGGCTCGCACGAGCTCATGCGGCAGGTGCAGACGCGGCAGCAGGACCTGGTGCTCGACTTCACCCCGCTGCCTCCGCACGAGGGCGTGGACACCGAGTCCCTGCTGCGCATGTCCTTCGTGGTCATCGCCGGCCCCGACTCCGCGCTCGCGAAGGCGCACCCCTCCCGCCGCTCCCTGGACGTGAAGGACCTCCAGGGCCAGCGCTTCGTGGACTGGCTGCGGGACGACCCCTACGGCGGCGCCAACAGCGCGCGCTTCGCCGCCCACGGCGTCTCCGTCACGGAGGTCGGCCGCGTGGAGAGCTTCCTCCACCTCTACGAGCTGCTGCGCGCCTACAAGGCCTGCACCATCGCCCCCGACGTGCGCCCCACCCAGCCCTTCCCGCCCGACCTCCACGTCTGGCCCCTGCGCGAACAGGAGCCCCAGGTCGTGGAGGTGGTCGCCCTGTGGCCCTCCGGCGGCCTCAGCCCCGGGGGCCAGAGCATCCTTGACGGACTGCGTCGTCGCCTGAACAAACGACGATAA
- a CDS encoding SDR family oxidoreductase: MSNLQGKTLFITGASRGIGKAIALRAARDGANIVIAAKTTDPHPKLPGTIYSAAKEIEEAGGKALPCVVDIRDEAQIHAAVAKAVETFGGIDILVNNASAISLTGTLETPLKRFDLMHGINTRGTFACSQACIPYLKKSSNPHILNNSPPLNMEPRWFGPHVAYTIAKYGMSLCALGMAEELKDDGIAVNTLWPRTVIATAAVQNLLGGDDTIKGSRTPEIMADAAYAILTKPSRSFTGNFCIDDEVLRAAGVTNFDKYQSVPGAELLPDFFL, translated from the coding sequence ATGTCCAACCTCCAAGGCAAGACCCTCTTCATCACCGGCGCCAGCCGCGGCATCGGCAAGGCCATCGCGCTGCGCGCGGCCCGCGACGGCGCCAACATCGTCATCGCGGCGAAGACGACCGACCCGCACCCCAAGCTGCCCGGGACCATCTACTCAGCGGCGAAGGAGATTGAAGAGGCCGGCGGCAAGGCCCTCCCCTGCGTGGTGGACATCCGCGACGAGGCGCAGATCCACGCCGCCGTCGCCAAGGCCGTGGAGACCTTCGGCGGCATCGACATCCTGGTGAACAACGCCAGCGCCATCAGCCTCACCGGCACGCTGGAGACGCCGCTCAAGCGCTTCGACCTCATGCACGGCATCAACACGCGCGGGACGTTCGCGTGCTCGCAGGCGTGCATCCCGTACCTCAAGAAGTCCTCCAACCCGCACATCCTCAACAACTCGCCGCCGCTCAACATGGAGCCGCGCTGGTTCGGCCCCCACGTGGCCTACACCATCGCGAAGTACGGCATGAGCCTGTGCGCCCTGGGCATGGCGGAGGAGCTCAAGGACGACGGCATCGCCGTCAATACGCTCTGGCCCCGCACCGTCATCGCCACCGCCGCCGTGCAGAACCTGCTGGGCGGTGACGACACCATCAAGGGCAGCCGCACGCCGGAGATCATGGCCGACGCCGCCTACGCCATCCTCACCAAGCCCAGCCGCTCCTTCACCGGCAACTTCTGCATCGACGACGAGGTGCTGCGCGCCGCGGGCGTCACCAACTTCGACAAGTACCAGTCCGTGCCCGGCGCGGAGCTGCTGCCGGACTTCTTCCTGTAG